In Sphingobacteriaceae bacterium, the following proteins share a genomic window:
- a CDS encoding N-acetylmuramoyl-L-alanine amidase: MGTVKRIIKYIVVHCTATPPNTTVDSIKRYWKEVRKWGDTPGYHYIILRDGTIVRLLDENKNSYGVYAHNKVCISISYIGGIDKNGKPIDNRTAAQKHAMFNKIVELTEKYKGAEVKGHRDFEGVNKACPSFDVKTWLANYTPDFDHAA; encoded by the coding sequence ATGGGAACAGTAAAGAGAATAATTAAATACATCGTTGTGCATTGCACAGCCACTCCACCGAACACTACCGTCGACTCCATTAAGCGCTATTGGAAAGAAGTCCGAAAGTGGGGAGACACTCCCGGCTACCACTATATCATTCTGCGGGATGGAACAATAGTGCGGCTATTAGACGAGAACAAAAACAGCTACGGGGTATACGCTCACAATAAAGTCTGCATTAGCATTTCCTATATCGGCGGCATCGACAAAAACGGGAAACCAATCGACAACAGAACAGCCGCACAGAAGCACGCTATGTTCAACAAGATCGTGGAGCTCACCGAAAAATACAAAGGGGCTGAAGTAAAAGGTCACCGTGATTTTGAGGGGGTGAACAAAGCCTGCCCTTCTTTCGATGTAAAAACATGGCTGGCAAATTACACGCCTGACTTTGATCACGCAGCTTAA